One Arachis hypogaea cultivar Tifrunner chromosome 2, arahy.Tifrunner.gnm2.J5K5, whole genome shotgun sequence genomic window, AAGCAGCAGCTTACCAGCTGAAGATGCATCTGCTGTAAAATATGTAAGTCCCTTTTTGCTTTCCATGTGTTTTATTTAATAAACAATTCCACTTCATTCCTATTTTATTTACCTTCTCATAACATGACAGCCAGAAGATTCTGATTgggatgaatttggaaatgatttgTATGCGATTCCTGATGTACCACCCATTCAATCAAGCAACTTAATTCCTGAAGCTCCTCCAACCAGCAAAGCTGATGAAGAAAGTAAGATAAAGGCTTTGATTGATACTCCCGCCTTGGATTGGCAACGGTGAGTAAACTATTCACTTTCCTTCAGTTGTCTTTCTTTATTCTTGGAATCAGCATAAAAAGCGATGATGACTGTAAATTTGAATATGAATTACTAATAAGTAACTTCGTATTCTTTTTCACCTGCAATAATATGGTCAATAGTTTCTGGTGGAAGGGATTGCTCATTCTGGAATCAGCACCTGTACTAGAGGAGCAGTTATTTCTTATTGACCATCATTCCTGCATAAGGATTTCTGCAGAAAATTTCATTTCACATACCAAATGCGCTCTGTTTTGGTGAAATCATTGTCACTCTAGACTTGGCCATATCTAACGTTTCCTTTTGGCATGCAGTCCAGGATCGGACTTTGGTGCTGGTAGAGGTTTTGGAAGAGGTATGGGTGGACGGATGGGGGGTGGTCGTGGTTTTGGTGAGTCTCCTTTTCCTATTCTATACAAGTTTGAGTCACTGCCTGCTTTGAATACAGATTTTGATATTACCGTTCTAATGCTTATTCACTTACTGAGCAGGGCTGGAGCGGAAAACACCTCCCCAAGGCTATGTATGTCACAGGTGCAAGGTTCCTGGTATATCCTAGACTCTTATTATTATCAGGGAGAAAAAAGGGATCTAAATCTGCTTAAATTGCTGGATGGCATTGTCGGTTATGCTTAGCTTacttattaaactttttttttaggcCATTTTATTCAGCACTGCCCTACAAACGGTGATCCAAATTATGACATCAAGAGAGTTAAACAACCTACTGGTATTCCGAGATCCATGCTGATGGTGAACCCACAAGGTTCCTATGCTCTACCAAATGGTTCAGTAGCTGTATTGAAGCCAAATGAGTGAGTACATGTTGGTTCTTCGTCTCCATTCTGTCATATGTAGGACTAATATTGTATTTCTCACCTAATCCTGCTAAACAGGGCTGCTTTTGAGAAAGAAATAGAAGGTTTACCTTCCACGACTCGTTCTGTTGGGGATCTACCACCTGAGCTTCACTGCCCCTTGTGCAACGATGTGATGAAAGATGCTATGCTGACAAGCAAGTGCTGTTTTAAAAGCTTTTGTGACAAATGTATGTTTCTTTGTCTTCCTGAAGAAGTCCTGGTTCTTAGAATTTGAGTAAATACTTACGTTTTTAAGCTTGTAATTCTTCATTAAGCAAGTAAAGAATGCTTTAGATGATATAATCTCTCCTCATCATTTCTTCCCGATGTACAAACATCTCAGATGAAGTTTTGTAAATATCATTCTGAAAATTCTTTTCAGGTATTAGGGACTATATTATCTCCAAGTCCATGTGCATATGTGGTGCAACAAATATTCTTGCAGATGATCTTTTACCAAATAAGACCCTAAGAGATACTATTAATCGTATATTGGAGTCAGGCAATAGCAGTGCTGAAAATGCTGGGAGCACCTTTCAAGTTCAAGGTTATTGAAACAATTTATCATGTGACTCTTACGTGGACTTTATTTggttaaaaatttattgaaactaACATGCAAATTGCAATTGTTTTCACCTCCTTTCCAGATATGGAGTCTGCTCGTTGTCCACAACTGAAGCTTCCATCTCCAACCTCATCGGCTGCATCTAAGGGAGAACCAAAGGTTTCACTTGTTCATGAAGGAATGACAAATGTACCGGAAACTGTTGATGATAAAAAAACAGTTTCTGCTCCAGCTCCATTGCAAACATCAGAGCAAGTGAAGCCCAGAATGCCTGATGTAAGTGAAGCTACACATGAGTCGACGAGTGTAAAGGAACCAGCCTCACAAGGGAGTGCTCAGTTGGTTGAGGAGGAAGTCCAGCAAAACATGGTTCCTGCTGAGGCAGGTAAAGTAGATTGCTCATGTCATCGTGTGTAAGAcatgtaataaatttattttctttgatgACAATCTCATTTGtagtttcaactttcaactttGCAGGAAAgatgaaaaaaaggaagaaagtccGTTTGCCTGCAAATGGTAAATCTACTCTCCTGCATTTGAATCTATATATTTATGTTCAAATCTGGACATGTATCTGTAACTTTTCCTTTATATTAAACTTTGCAAACCGGATTGCTGCTTGAACATTCGGAGGAGGAGTACAATACAGaggtcctttttttttttttacctctaTTTATGTTAATTGTAACAAtgtcaaattatttttatctCTTGCAGATTTTCAGTGGAAAACCCCACACGACCTTGGGGCTGAGGGCTACATGATGCCAATGGGCCCAGCACCTGGTTACAATTCATACTGGAATGGCATGCAACCTTGTATGGAAGGATTTATGGGACCATATGGTGGCCCGATGCAAATGATGGGTTATGGCCTGGGCCCCTTGGACATGCCATTTGCAGGTGGTCTGCCTCATGATCCATTTGGCATGCAGGGCTACATGATGCCTGTTGTTCCACCTCATAGGTATGTacctttttttattatcaaaatttgtcTTGCATATTTAGATAATTACTATTTTAGAAAGCTAAATTATTGTTTAGGGATCTTGCTGCTGAGTATGGCATGGGGATGAATGTTCCACCTCCAGTTATGAGTAgagaggagtttgaagctcagAAAGCTGATCGTTGGAGAAGGCGTGAAAATGAGAAACGGATTGATAGGTAAATATTCACTGTTCAACTTTTTATTcctgtaattttttaaaaaatcaaccaTTGGATTAGAAACTTATATATTATAGATcatcttaaaaatattttgtcaATCTAAAATCATTTGTTATATCTTTTATGCACTTGAAAATAATGTAATATGTTTGTTCAAAATATACATAGATAAAAGAGGTCTTCTATTACATGTTTGTTAATGTTTGATTTTGGTAAAATGTGTTATAGATGATCTTTATTATTTGTTAGTGTGATCCAATAGTTGGATCGAAAAATATATATCCTATAAATAGTTATGAGCGCCACCCAATTTTATGTGGGTTATTTTCGAGGTATTTCTGTTTTGTTTATCATTGTTAATGAGTTTGTTTCTTTAATGAAATAGGGATTTCTCCAAAGATCGAGATTTTGGTAGGGAAGCGAGCAGTATTGGGGATGTTCCTATGAAATCAGAAACTGTATGTGCTTTTTGTTCTCTTATTTTGCCTTTATTTATCTGTGGACTTGTGTGCATCATTTACCTTTCTAGGTTTTTCCCACTAAATTTTGGTAGAAACTTGAACCTTGAGCTTGAACAGTAATTGCTTTAGATGATGCCATTCACTGTTTTGGCTTCTTAAATGATGATAGTAGTCTTTAGCAGTTAGTCTTGCTTGTTTTACAGAGTTCTATTCTTGTTGGTCATAAATGGTTGAGGGAGCAGTGCCCTCTCAGAACCATATATCTCTAATCAACAGCCACTGGTTGGTTTAAAGTTGACTAAAAGGGAATTGGTATAACTAGATTAGAGTTGCATTGCTGCACTTGGATGGTAACAGTAATGTGATTAAATTTATATGCTCTCTCTGGGTTCAGTGTCTCTTTAGCAATCATTTATGGACTATTGTTTTTCGATATTCTGACCCATGATACGTTTAGATTTATGCCTTTTATCCTGGTTGTAAGGGTTCTGTTCATAATTGTTGTCCACTAATGAGGGCAGGGTATAGTGATTAAAATTTAACATTCCTAATTTTTGTCTATATGGTTTTAATAACTAATACATGGTCTGTACTGCATTATTTATTTTTCGAACA contains:
- the LOC112749070 gene encoding E3 ubiquitin ligase PARAQUAT TOLERANCE 3-like — translated: MAVYYKFKSARDYDSIPMDGPFISVGTLKEKIFESKHLGRGTDFDLVVTNAQTNEEYLDEAMLIPKNTSVLIRRVPGPPRLPIVTELEQKKVENTAMEAEPESSSLPAEDASAVKYPEDSDWDEFGNDLYAIPDVPPIQSSNLIPEAPPTSKADEESKIKALIDTPALDWQRPGSDFGAGRGFGRGMGGRMGGGRGFGLERKTPPQGYVCHRCKVPGHFIQHCPTNGDPNYDIKRVKQPTGIPRSMLMVNPQGSYALPNGSVAVLKPNEAAFEKEIEGLPSTTRSVGDLPPELHCPLCNDVMKDAMLTSKCCFKSFCDKCIRDYIISKSMCICGATNILADDLLPNKTLRDTINRILESGNSSAENAGSTFQVQDMESARCPQLKLPSPTSSAASKGEPKVSLVHEGMTNVPETVDDKKTVSAPAPLQTSEQVKPRMPDVSEATHESTSVKEPASQGSAQLVEEEVQQNMVPAEAGKMKKRKKVRLPANDFQWKTPHDLGAEGYMMPMGPAPGYNSYWNGMQPCMEGFMGPYGGPMQMMGYGLGPLDMPFAGGLPHDPFGMQGYMMPVVPPHRDLAAEYGMGMNVPPPVMSREEFEAQKADRWRRRENEKRIDRDFSKDRDFGREASSIGDVPMKSETKLLPAPPSSEYHRPQPHRHRAERVSPDRSSREVEPPRPIKRKADYHADWDRECERDHDHDRDQRDHHDRERGHHHHRHGSESSSRMSSEPVTKTSSTALSSGRKQKDSVFSRISFPAEEEMTKKRKISAFHTTEAASAGPLPHLQHISRQHRKSTMKAGRAARFLNTSPVMMSGISNGGHQGTCIR